A genome region from Blautia coccoides includes the following:
- the modA gene encoding molybdate ABC transporter substrate-binding protein, whose amino-acid sequence MKKRTAGLLGIFLAAAMMTAGCGSDSGQDTAKDTEQKTEAKDSAESKDTAKEDVSAADEKADDTDKADTEEPVTILMAAAASLEYSMKDELIPMFQEQHPNITVEGTYDSSGKLQTQIESGIDADLFFSAAEKQMTALKDENLIDGDSIQNLLENKIVLVVPSDKKDAYTKFEDVVNAETIAVGDPESVPVGQYSQEALTSLGLWDQVSAKASLGTNVTEVLNWVSEGSADAGIVYATDAATKKDSLAVVAEAPEGSLAQKVLYPAGIVSSSTKKDAAQLFLDFLASDQASKVFEEYGFTPVK is encoded by the coding sequence ATGAAAAAAAGAACAGCAGGTCTTTTGGGTATTTTTTTGGCGGCAGCCATGATGACTGCAGGATGCGGCAGTGACAGCGGCCAGGATACAGCAAAAGATACAGAGCAGAAAACAGAGGCAAAGGACAGTGCCGAATCGAAGGACACTGCAAAGGAAGATGTCAGTGCAGCCGATGAGAAGGCGGATGATACGGACAAAGCGGACACGGAGGAGCCTGTCACCATTTTGATGGCAGCAGCAGCCAGTCTGGAATATTCCATGAAGGATGAGCTGATTCCCATGTTCCAGGAGCAGCATCCGAATATCACGGTGGAAGGGACCTATGACAGTTCAGGAAAGCTTCAGACACAGATAGAATCAGGAATTGACGCTGATCTATTCTTCTCTGCGGCGGAAAAGCAGATGACAGCCCTGAAAGATGAAAACCTGATCGACGGGGATTCCATACAGAATCTGCTGGAGAACAAGATCGTGCTTGTGGTTCCTTCCGATAAAAAGGACGCGTACACGAAATTTGAGGATGTGGTGAACGCAGAGACCATCGCAGTGGGAGACCCTGAGAGCGTGCCTGTGGGACAGTATTCCCAGGAGGCACTCACAAGCCTGGGACTCTGGGATCAGGTATCAGCAAAAGCCAGCCTGGGAACCAATGTGACAGAAGTGCTGAACTGGGTATCTGAGGGAAGCGCTGATGCCGGTATTGTTTACGCCACAGATGCGGCTACCAAGAAGGACAGTCTGGCTGTGGTTGCGGAAGCGCCTGAGGGAAGCCTTGCGCAGAAGGTGCTTTACCCCGCAGGTATTGTGTCGAGTTCCACAAAAAAGGATGCAGCACAGTTATTCCTGGACTTTTTAGCTTCTGACCAGGCATCTAAAGTGTTTGAGGAGTATGGATTTACACCAGTGAAATAG
- the modB gene encoding molybdate ABC transporter permease subunit, producing the protein MDYSPIWISVKTAALTIVIVFFIGLAAAKLVAGLKNEKAKMVLDGIFTLPLVLPPTVAGFFLLYLFGIRRPIGAFFVEYFGVKIAFSWGATVLAAVVIAFPLMYRSARGALEQVDENLIFAARTLGFSEWRIFWKIMFPAALPGIAGGGILAFARGLGEFGATAMIAGNIAGKTRTLPLAVYSAVAAGDMETANKYVAIILLVSFLVVVLMNYFTAKERTYGKRGKKA; encoded by the coding sequence ATGGATTACTCACCGATATGGATATCAGTTAAGACGGCAGCACTTACGATTGTCATCGTTTTCTTCATTGGCTTGGCGGCAGCCAAGCTGGTGGCGGGGCTCAAAAACGAGAAGGCAAAGATGGTGCTGGACGGTATTTTCACCCTGCCTTTGGTTCTCCCACCGACTGTGGCCGGATTCTTCCTCCTATATTTATTTGGGATCCGGCGCCCCATCGGGGCTTTTTTTGTTGAGTATTTCGGAGTCAAGATCGCATTTTCCTGGGGGGCAACCGTGCTGGCGGCAGTGGTGATCGCATTTCCGCTCATGTACCGTTCTGCCAGGGGCGCCCTGGAACAGGTAGATGAGAATCTGATATTTGCAGCCAGGACCCTGGGATTTTCCGAGTGGAGGATTTTCTGGAAGATCATGTTTCCCGCAGCGCTGCCGGGAATCGCAGGCGGCGGCATTCTGGCATTTGCCAGAGGACTGGGTGAGTTCGGGGCCACGGCTATGATCGCTGGAAATATTGCCGGCAAGACGCGGACACTGCCTCTGGCTGTCTATTCCGCAGTGGCGGCAGGGGATATGGAGACTGCTAACAAATATGTGGCCATCATTCTGCTGGTCTCTTTTTTGGTGGTGGTCCTTATGAATTATTTTACGGCAAAAGAGAGAACATACGGAAAGCGGGGAAAGAAAGCATGA
- a CDS encoding pyridoxal phosphate-dependent aminotransferase: MREFVTEKVKQIKPSGIRKFFDIVSEMPDAISLGVGEPDFDTPWHIREEGIRSLKAGRTFYTSNAGLMPLRQEISRYIKDRLQLDYDPESEVMVTVGGSEAIDIAFRTVLEPGDEVVIPEPAFVSYVPCVQLAGGVPVTIPLKAENEFRLKPWELEAAITPKTKALLLSYPNNPTGAIMTREDLQALLDIIEKHDLLVISDEIYSELTYNSKHVSIASLPGMQRRCVVINGFSKSYAMTGWRLGYALAPREIMEQMVKLHQFAIMSSPTTSQYAAISALKNGNSDVMEMRLAYDQRRRFLLHEMERLGIPCFEPRGAFYIFPDITKFGMSSEEFATELLREEKVAVVPGSAFGECGEGFIRISYAYSIEELKAALARIEAFLKKIRQNK, encoded by the coding sequence ATGAGAGAATTTGTCACAGAAAAAGTAAAACAGATCAAGCCATCCGGTATCCGGAAGTTTTTCGACATTGTCAGTGAAATGCCGGATGCCATCTCTTTGGGGGTGGGAGAACCGGATTTTGACACGCCCTGGCATATCCGTGAGGAGGGAATCCGTTCCCTGAAGGCCGGGAGAACATTTTATACCTCCAATGCAGGATTGATGCCTCTAAGACAGGAGATCAGCCGATACATAAAAGACAGACTACAGCTTGACTATGATCCTGAATCAGAGGTCATGGTCACAGTGGGGGGAAGCGAAGCCATTGACATTGCCTTCCGTACAGTTCTGGAACCTGGGGATGAGGTGGTCATCCCGGAACCTGCCTTCGTGTCCTATGTGCCCTGTGTGCAGCTTGCAGGGGGTGTGCCGGTGACTATTCCCTTAAAGGCTGAGAATGAATTCCGTCTGAAGCCATGGGAACTGGAAGCCGCCATAACACCTAAGACAAAGGCGCTGCTTTTATCCTATCCGAACAATCCTACCGGTGCTATTATGACAAGGGAGGACCTGCAGGCACTTCTGGACATCATTGAAAAGCACGATCTTCTGGTGATCTCCGATGAGATATACAGCGAGCTGACTTATAATTCCAAACATGTGAGCATTGCGTCCCTTCCGGGAATGCAGAGAAGATGCGTGGTCATCAACGGATTTTCAAAGTCCTATGCCATGACAGGCTGGAGACTGGGGTATGCCCTGGCGCCCCGGGAGATCATGGAGCAAATGGTGAAGCTTCATCAGTTTGCCATCATGTCGTCCCCAACCACAAGCCAGTATGCTGCCATAAGCGCCTTGAAAAACGGGAATTCCGACGTGATGGAAATGCGTCTTGCCTATGATCAGAGAAGGCGTTTCCTCCTTCACGAGATGGAAAGGCTGGGGATTCCATGCTTTGAGCCAAGAGGGGCTTTTTACATATTTCCAGATATTACAAAATTCGGCATGAGTTCTGAGGAATTTGCCACAGAGCTTCTCAGGGAGGAGAAGGTGGCAGTGGTTCCGGGCAGCGCCTTCGGTGAGTGTGGAGAGGGATTCATTCGGATATCCTACGCTTATTCCATAGAAGAACTGAAGGCCGCCCTGGCCCGGATCGAGGCTTTTTTGAAAAAAATACGTCAAAATAAGTAG
- a CDS encoding sulfate/molybdate ABC transporter ATP-binding protein, producing the protein MSLQVDIKKSWKGFSLQVRFETGEGLLGILGASGCGKSMTLKCIAGIVTPDEGRILLNGRTLFDSEKKINLKPRDRKVGYLFQDYALFPNMTVRQNISCAVRGKEKEKLAQEQIHNFQLEGLEDQYPHQLSGGQKQRTALARMMANEPEALLLDEPFSALDYYLKEQLQVQMLDFLKGCRKDMILVTHNRDEVYRLCGNLMIMDSGEKISMGPTKEIFRYPGCVAAARLTGCKNFSRARKLDDTHVEAIDWGFVLSAEKLVPDAVSFVGIRAHYFTASKDGSRENTFPAELVETVESPFEMNVVIRKKGMTGKERSEQIWWKMAKEKWADMEGRIPKFLHVSPEDVLLLTNH; encoded by the coding sequence ATGAGTCTGCAGGTGGATATCAAAAAAAGCTGGAAGGGTTTCTCCCTGCAGGTACGGTTTGAGACAGGGGAAGGACTTCTGGGTATACTGGGGGCTTCCGGCTGCGGTAAGAGTATGACCTTAAAGTGCATTGCGGGGATTGTGACACCTGATGAGGGGAGAATTTTATTAAACGGCAGGACGCTTTTTGACTCGGAGAAAAAAATAAATCTGAAGCCAAGAGACAGGAAAGTGGGATATCTTTTTCAGGATTACGCCCTCTTTCCCAATATGACGGTGAGGCAGAATATAAGCTGTGCTGTCAGGGGAAAGGAAAAGGAGAAACTGGCACAGGAGCAGATACATAACTTCCAGTTGGAGGGATTGGAGGACCAGTATCCACATCAGCTTTCCGGCGGACAGAAGCAGAGGACTGCCCTGGCCCGTATGATGGCCAATGAGCCGGAAGCCCTTCTTCTGGATGAACCGTTCTCTGCCCTGGACTATTATCTGAAGGAACAGCTTCAGGTGCAGATGCTGGATTTTTTGAAGGGATGCAGGAAAGATATGATACTTGTCACCCACAACAGGGACGAAGTGTACCGCCTGTGCGGGAATTTGATGATCATGGACAGTGGGGAGAAGATCAGTATGGGACCCACAAAAGAAATCTTTCGCTATCCCGGCTGTGTGGCTGCCGCGCGGCTGACAGGCTGTAAAAATTTTTCCAGAGCCAGAAAGCTGGATGACACCCATGTTGAGGCCATAGACTGGGGTTTTGTGCTGAGTGCAGAGAAGCTGGTCCCGGATGCCGTTTCTTTTGTGGGGATCCGGGCACATTACTTTACAGCATCCAAAGACGGGAGCCGGGAAAATACCTTTCCCGCGGAACTGGTGGAGACTGTGGAATCACCCTTTGAGATGAATGTGGTCATCCGGAAAAAAGGTATGACGGGGAAAGAGAGAAGCGAACAGATCTGGTGGAAGATGGCAAAAGAAAAGTGGGCAGATATGGAAGGAAGGATTCCAAAATTCCTCCATGTTTCTCCGGAGGATGTACTGCTTCTCACAAACCACTGA
- a CDS encoding Lrp/AsnC family transcriptional regulator, protein MEQDLRRQVLNILEKNSRLSAAEIAVMTGTDEQTVADLISTLEKEGIICGYHTLINWDKENDDSVTALIELKVTPQGGDGYNKIAEQIYQYPQVETLYLMSGAYDFLVLLRGKSIKDISLFVSENLASIEEVQSTATYFTLTKYKEQGVNLARKKQDGRMVITL, encoded by the coding sequence ATGGAACAGGATTTGAGAAGACAGGTTTTAAACATTCTGGAAAAAAACAGCAGGCTTTCCGCAGCAGAGATCGCAGTCATGACAGGTACAGATGAGCAGACAGTGGCAGATCTGATCTCCACACTGGAAAAAGAGGGGATCATCTGCGGATATCACACGCTCATCAACTGGGATAAGGAAAATGATGATTCCGTGACAGCCCTCATTGAGCTGAAGGTGACACCCCAGGGAGGCGACGGATACAACAAGATCGCAGAGCAGATATACCAGTATCCCCAGGTGGAGACACTGTATCTCATGTCAGGCGCCTATGATTTTCTGGTGCTGCTGAGGGGAAAGAGCATTAAGGACATTTCACTTTTCGTCTCAGAAAATCTGGCATCTATTGAGGAGGTGCAGAGTACAGCCACATATTTCACCCTTACAAAATATAAGGAGCAGGGAGTCAACCTTGCAAGGAAAAAACAGGACGGAAGAATGGTGATCACTTTATGA
- a CDS encoding molybdopterin-binding protein: MREIETTKAAGHILCHDITQIIKGEKKGPVFRKGHVVREEDIPVLLSVGKEHLYVWEKTEGILHENEGAQILRDICKNEYMSESEIKEGKIELTAQTDGLFKIDRKKLLAVNSLGEMMIASRHGDFPVKKGDKLAGMRIIPLVIEEEKMERAKEAAKGAPVFQILPYREKKAGIVTTGSEISKGLIQDTFGPVIEKKLGEFPVEIMGQVYPGDDKEKITEEILGFIEQGADLVVCTGGMSVDPDDRTPGAIKDTGAEIISYGAPVLPGAMLLVAYYKKDGKNIPIVGLPGCVMYAKRTVFDLVLPRIMADDPIEREELAALGEGGLCLNCDVCTFPNCGFGKGR; this comes from the coding sequence ATGAGAGAGATAGAGACAACAAAAGCGGCAGGACATATTCTCTGCCATGATATCACACAGATCATAAAAGGAGAAAAAAAAGGACCTGTGTTCCGGAAAGGCCATGTGGTCAGGGAGGAGGACATTCCTGTCCTTTTATCAGTGGGCAAAGAGCATCTGTATGTATGGGAAAAGACAGAGGGGATCCTCCATGAAAATGAGGGGGCCCAGATCCTCCGGGATATCTGTAAGAATGAATACATGAGCGAGTCAGAAATAAAAGAAGGTAAAATAGAGCTGACGGCCCAGACAGACGGGCTTTTCAAAATAGACAGAAAGAAGCTGCTGGCAGTGAACTCCCTGGGAGAAATGATGATCGCTTCCCGCCATGGGGATTTTCCGGTTAAAAAAGGAGACAAGCTGGCAGGGATGCGCATCATTCCTCTGGTGATCGAGGAAGAGAAGATGGAGCGGGCAAAAGAGGCAGCAAAAGGGGCGCCTGTTTTTCAGATCCTGCCCTACAGGGAGAAAAAGGCAGGCATTGTGACTACGGGCAGTGAGATTTCCAAGGGCCTGATCCAGGATACCTTCGGACCTGTGATCGAGAAAAAGCTGGGCGAGTTTCCAGTGGAAATCATGGGACAGGTGTATCCGGGCGATGACAAAGAGAAGATCACAGAGGAAATCCTTGGGTTTATTGAGCAGGGCGCAGATCTGGTGGTCTGTACAGGGGGAATGAGTGTAGACCCCGATGACCGCACACCCGGAGCGATCAAGGATACAGGCGCTGAGATCATTTCCTATGGGGCACCGGTACTGCCGGGAGCCATGCTCTTAGTAGCCTATTACAAAAAAGACGGGAAAAACATTCCTATCGTAGGGCTTCCGGGGTGCGTGATGTACGCCAAGAGAACGGTATTCGACTTGGTACTGCCCAGGATCATGGCAGATGACCCTATTGAAAGAGAAGAACTGGCAGCTCTTGGAGAGGGCGGACTGTGTCTGAACTGCGATGTCTGTACCTTCCCCAACTGCGGATTTGGAAAAGGAAGATGA
- a CDS encoding XdhC family protein, whose translation MADREMYLQIAGLFAGRDEITIETTLSGGHAGEKRILTGEERMLPPGEHVYRETLYGRSRAVVCGGGHVSQVLVQFLKMLDFYVTVIDEREEFANKERFPHADEILCMDFDEGLEIGSFGEHAYYIIVTRGHKDDYRCLCSILKKKRDYVGMIGSRGKVALSFEKLRRDGFEEEEIRKIHAPIGLAIGAQTPAEIGVSICAEMIQEKNKYPRKTLEEDVLKGIRDENAVTMVTVVEKSGSSPRGEGTRMVVCRDGSIYGTIGGGPIEFAAVKEARDFSDPGGFSIREYDLSNSKAATLGMVCGGRVKVLFEKL comes from the coding sequence ATGGCTGACAGAGAAATGTATCTGCAAATCGCTGGACTGTTTGCCGGGCGGGATGAGATTACCATTGAGACCACCCTTTCAGGCGGACATGCAGGAGAGAAAAGAATTCTGACCGGGGAGGAGCGGATGCTTCCTCCGGGAGAACATGTATACAGGGAGACCCTTTATGGGAGAAGCCGGGCGGTCGTCTGCGGCGGAGGCCACGTCTCCCAGGTACTTGTACAGTTTTTAAAAATGCTGGACTTCTATGTGACTGTGATCGACGAAAGGGAGGAGTTCGCCAACAAAGAACGGTTTCCCCATGCGGATGAGATCCTGTGCATGGATTTTGATGAGGGACTGGAAATCGGAAGCTTTGGAGAACATGCCTATTACATTATTGTGACCAGAGGGCACAAAGATGATTACCGCTGTCTATGTTCTATTTTGAAAAAGAAAAGAGATTATGTGGGCATGATCGGCAGCAGAGGAAAGGTTGCCCTGTCTTTTGAAAAATTGCGCCGGGATGGTTTTGAGGAGGAAGAGATCAGGAAGATCCACGCTCCTATCGGCCTCGCCATCGGTGCGCAGACGCCTGCGGAGATCGGCGTGAGCATCTGCGCGGAGATGATCCAGGAGAAAAATAAATACCCCCGCAAGACTCTGGAGGAAGATGTTCTTAAAGGGATCAGGGATGAAAATGCAGTGACTATGGTAACTGTGGTGGAAAAATCAGGTTCTTCCCCCAGGGGAGAGGGGACCAGGATGGTGGTGTGCAGGGACGGAAGCATATACGGAACCATCGGCGGCGGTCCCATTGAATTTGCCGCTGTGAAAGAAGCCCGGGATTTTTCTGATCCAGGGGGCTTTTCCATCCGGGAATATGACCTCTCCAATTCCAAAGCGGCTACTCTGGGAATGGTCTGCGGCGGAAGAGTCAAAGTGTTGTTTGAAAAGCTTTGA
- a CDS encoding DMT family transporter — MRENKKTAGHLMALFTVVVWGTTFISTKVLLREFTPIEILLFRFLIGFAALCLVDHKRLKTKKKSHELLFVAAGISGVTLYFLLENIALTFTYASNVGVIVAAAPFCTAILGFVFLRDEKLKVGFLVGFVISIGGIILLSFNGQKSFHLNPKGDVLALLAAVVWACYSVLIKKISGYGYQTIQITRHVFFYGILFMLPALCFMDFHWQFSRFKNPVLLANILFLGLCASALCFVTWNLAVKIVGAVKTSVYLYLVPVVTIAASVLVLHEKISAVSVLGTAMVLTGLVLSDRGRAAAKNN, encoded by the coding sequence ATGAGAGAAAATAAAAAGACAGCGGGACATCTGATGGCTTTGTTTACCGTAGTGGTGTGGGGAACTACTTTTATCTCCACAAAGGTACTGCTTCGGGAGTTTACTCCTATTGAAATTCTGCTCTTTCGGTTTCTCATCGGTTTTGCGGCACTCTGCCTGGTGGATCACAAGAGACTGAAGACAAAAAAGAAGAGCCATGAGCTTTTGTTTGTGGCTGCGGGGATCAGCGGTGTCACCCTGTATTTCCTGCTGGAGAATATTGCGCTGACTTTTACCTATGCCTCTAATGTGGGCGTGATCGTGGCAGCAGCGCCTTTCTGCACGGCTATTCTTGGATTTGTTTTCCTGAGGGATGAGAAGCTGAAGGTTGGTTTTTTAGTGGGATTTGTGATCAGCATAGGGGGGATCATCCTGCTCAGCTTCAACGGACAGAAGTCCTTTCACCTGAATCCCAAAGGGGATGTGCTGGCGCTTCTGGCTGCGGTGGTGTGGGCCTGTTATTCGGTGCTCATAAAGAAGATCAGCGGCTATGGGTATCAGACCATTCAGATAACCAGGCATGTGTTTTTCTATGGTATCCTCTTTATGCTGCCGGCTTTGTGTTTTATGGATTTTCACTGGCAGTTTTCCAGGTTCAAAAATCCAGTGCTGCTGGCCAATATCCTGTTCCTGGGACTGTGTGCCTCTGCCCTGTGTTTTGTGACCTGGAATCTGGCTGTGAAGATCGTGGGGGCTGTGAAGACAAGCGTATACCTGTATCTGGTTCCGGTGGTCACCATTGCGGCGTCAGTCCTGGTCCTCCATGAGAAAATTTCCGCAGTGTCTGTTCTTGGCACTGCAATGGTGCTGACAGGACTTGTATTGTCAGACAGAGGCCGGGCCGCGGCGAAAAATAATTAG
- a CDS encoding 2-hydroxyacid dehydrogenase, which yields MKLVIIEPLGVEKEKLLAIAREYVSAQVEIIYYDTKVTDTASLIERGKDADIIVVSNLPMNGEVIRGCEKLKLLSVAFTGVDHIDLQACRKKGTVVCNCAGYSTAAVADLVFGMLIALYRNLIPCNEVVRHEGTKDGLVGMELEGKKFGVIGTGAIGMRTARIAQAFGCEVLAWSRTKKDMPQVAYMPLEELLAACDIISLHVPLTEETRGLIGEKELALMKESAVLINTARGPVVDSNALAEALQSGKIAGAAVDVFETEPPVASDHPLLQAKNLIATPHVAFATKEAMVKRAHTVFENVKAWETGKAQNVI from the coding sequence ATGAAACTGGTTATCATAGAGCCGCTTGGGGTGGAAAAGGAAAAACTTCTGGCAATAGCCCGGGAATATGTATCTGCCCAGGTGGAAATTATATATTATGACACAAAAGTCACGGACACAGCATCCCTCATTGAGAGGGGAAAAGATGCGGATATCATTGTTGTATCTAATCTTCCCATGAATGGGGAGGTGATCCGCGGATGTGAAAAGCTAAAGCTTCTCTCTGTGGCATTTACCGGCGTGGACCATATTGATCTGCAGGCGTGCAGGAAAAAGGGTACTGTGGTGTGCAACTGCGCCGGATATTCCACGGCTGCGGTTGCAGATCTGGTGTTTGGCATGCTGATCGCCCTGTACAGGAATCTGATCCCCTGTAATGAGGTGGTGAGACATGAGGGAACCAAGGACGGCCTTGTGGGTATGGAGCTGGAAGGGAAAAAATTCGGAGTGATAGGCACCGGAGCCATCGGTATGCGCACAGCAAGGATCGCCCAGGCTTTTGGCTGTGAAGTCTTAGCCTGGAGCAGAACCAAAAAAGATATGCCGCAGGTGGCCTATATGCCGCTGGAGGAGCTGCTGGCAGCCTGTGATATCATCTCTCTCCATGTGCCGCTGACAGAGGAGACACGCGGGCTCATCGGAGAGAAGGAACTGGCTCTTATGAAGGAGAGCGCAGTGCTCATCAATACAGCTAGAGGCCCGGTGGTGGACAGTAATGCCCTTGCAGAGGCACTTCAGTCAGGAAAGATCGCGGGTGCCGCTGTGGATGTGTTCGAGACAGAGCCCCCTGTTGCGTCCGACCATCCGCTTTTGCAGGCTAAGAATCTGATCGCCACTCCTCATGTGGCGTTTGCCACAAAAGAGGCGATGGTGAAACGCGCGCATACGGTCTTTGAAAACGTAAAAGCCTGGGAGACGGGAAAAGCGCAGAATGTAATATAG
- a CDS encoding aspartate kinase, giving the protein MRKVVKFGGSSLASAEQFRKVGDIIRADESRRYVVPSAPGKRFSADTKVTDLLYQCYQAAEKGGAEFNAVLSEIKSRYQEIIDGLELSISLEEDFGIIEENFKKQIGEEYAASRGEFLNGKVMADYLGFEFVDAARIIRFDGEGQFDAEMTNRLTRECLKNMEYVVVPGFYGAMEDGTVKTFSRGGSDITGSIVSGALDVDLYENWTDVSGFLVTDPRIIKEPKVIDTITYRELRELSYMGATVLHEEAIFPVRKAGIPINIRNTNAPDDAGTMIVEDTCKKPAYTITGIAGKKGFCSLFIEKSLMNSEIGFGRKVLQVLEEQGISFEHVPSGIDTMTVFIHQDEFAEKEQQVIAGIHRMVNPDYMELESDLALIAVVGRGMRSNRGTAARIFAALAHANINVKMIDQGSSELNVIIGVKNEDFEGAVKAIYDIFVTTQL; this is encoded by the coding sequence ATGAGAAAAGTAGTAAAATTCGGCGGCAGCTCCCTTGCCAGCGCAGAACAGTTTCGGAAAGTCGGCGATATCATCCGCGCTGACGAGAGCAGAAGATATGTGGTGCCCTCTGCACCGGGAAAGCGTTTTTCCGCAGACACGAAAGTCACCGATTTATTATATCAGTGCTACCAGGCGGCAGAGAAGGGCGGAGCGGAGTTTAACGCTGTTCTTTCCGAGATCAAGAGCCGTTATCAGGAGATCATAGACGGCCTGGAGCTTTCCATTTCCCTGGAAGAGGATTTCGGCATTATAGAAGAAAATTTTAAAAAACAGATCGGGGAGGAGTACGCAGCCTCCCGGGGTGAGTTCTTAAACGGCAAGGTTATGGCGGATTACCTGGGCTTTGAGTTTGTGGACGCTGCCCGTATCATCCGTTTTGACGGGGAGGGGCAGTTTGACGCGGAGATGACCAACCGGCTTACCAGAGAGTGCCTGAAAAATATGGAGTATGTGGTAGTACCCGGCTTTTACGGCGCCATGGAGGACGGTACGGTTAAGACCTTCTCAAGAGGCGGTTCCGATATCACAGGATCTATCGTCTCCGGCGCGCTGGATGTGGACTTATACGAGAACTGGACAGATGTATCAGGCTTTCTGGTGACAGACCCCAGGATCATCAAGGAACCAAAAGTTATTGACACCATTACTTATCGTGAGCTGCGTGAGCTGTCCTATATGGGGGCCACAGTGCTCCACGAGGAAGCAATCTTCCCAGTAAGAAAAGCGGGGATCCCCATCAATATCAGGAACACCAACGCGCCTGATGACGCGGGAACCATGATCGTGGAGGATACCTGCAAAAAACCAGCCTATACCATCACCGGTATTGCGGGCAAAAAAGGGTTCTGTTCCCTCTTTATTGAAAAATCTCTGATGAACTCAGAGATCGGCTTCGGCAGAAAGGTGCTGCAGGTTCTGGAGGAGCAGGGTATCTCTTTTGAACACGTGCCCTCAGGCATTGACACCATGACGGTATTTATCCATCAGGATGAGTTTGCGGAGAAGGAACAGCAGGTGATCGCAGGGATTCACCGCATGGTAAACCCTGATTATATGGAGCTGGAATCAGATTTGGCACTGATCGCAGTGGTTGGCCGCGGCATGCGTTCCAACAGAGGAACCGCAGCCAGGATCTTCGCAGCACTTGCCCATGCCAACATCAATGTCAAGATGATCGACCAGGGCTCCAGTGAGCTGAATGTCATCATCGGCGTGAAGAACGAAGATTTTGAAGGGGCAGTCAAAGCCATCTACGACATTTTCGTGACAACACAGCTTTAA